One Rhodoferax sp. GW822-FHT02A01 genomic window, CCGGCATGATCGACGGTCACGTCATCAAGGGCGTGTCCATTGGCGACTTGATGTTTGCCGGCCTGGTCCCGGTGTTCTGGATCATGGTCTGCATGCTGATCACAGCCTATTGGCAGGCGGTCAAGTATGGCTACCCCAAGCGGCCCGACGGCTCCACGCTGCTGGAAAAGTTTCCGGGCTGGTCGGCCGTGCTGCGCTCCTTCATCGCCTCCATGCCGGGGCTGATGGTGGTGGTGATCATTCTGGCCTGCATCATGAAAGGGGTGGCCACAGCCACCGAAGCGGCGGCCATCGCGGTGAGTTATTCGCTGCTGCTCACGGTGTTCATCTACCGCACCATGTCCAAGGAGAAGCTGCTCAAGTCGCTGGCCAAGGCCTCCAAGACCACGGGTGTGATCCTGCTGCTCATCGGTGTGTCCAACATGCTGCGCTACCAGATGGCCTATCTGGAAATCCCCGACGCCATTGAAGCCGCGCTGCTGTCGGCCACGCAATCGCCCTGGCTGATGCTGCTGTACATCAACATCATCCAGATCGTGCTGGGCATCTTTCTGGACATGGCAGCGCATATCCTGATCACCACGCCGCTGTTCCTGCCGCTGGCGATCCAGATGGGTGTGGGCCCGGTGCAATTCGGCATGATGCTGCTGCTCAACTGCGCACTGGGGCTGGTGCACCCGCCGGTGGGTACGGTGCAGTTTGTGGGCTGCGCCATCGGCAACATCTCCATCGGTGAAGCCACCAAGACGGCCTGGCCCTATTACTTCGCCATCTTTGTGGCCATCACGCTGGTG contains:
- a CDS encoding TRAP transporter large permease; this encodes MALTVLCLAFVAFLLLGVPVAFAIGLSCLATFAVEGLPFETAIQMMVSGMNVFSFLAIPFFIFSGELMLHGGIADKIVDFARSLVGHWRGGLGLANVVASTLFGGVSGSPVADTSAMGGVMIPIMKREGYSAAYAVNVTTHASLSGALMPTSHNMIIYAFAAQAATGMIDGHVIKGVSIGDLMFAGLVPVFWIMVCMLITAYWQAVKYGYPKRPDGSTLLEKFPGWSAVLRSFIASMPGLMVVVIILACIMKGVATATEAAAIAVSYSLLLTVFIYRTMSKEKLLKSLAKASKTTGVILLLIGVSNMLRYQMAYLEIPDAIEAALLSATQSPWLMLLYINIIQIVLGIFLDMAAHILITTPLFLPLAIQMGVGPVQFGMMLLLNCALGLVHPPVGTVQFVGCAIGNISIGEATKTAWPYYFAIFVAITLVTYVPSFSTWLPTLITGHLVL